CCCCTCGTCCTCGGCCTGCAGGCGGGCGCGGGACGAGGCCGGTACGACCAGCACGCGGTGGATGGAATCGGCCTTGTGTTGGCCTTTCATCACGGACGCGGCGGCACGCAGGTCCTCGATGCGGCCGTTGGTGCAGGAGCCGATGAACACGGTGTCCACCGGAATCGACTTGATCGGCGTTCCGGGCTTCAGGCCCATGTATTCCAAAGCGGACTGCGTGGCCTGACGCTGCTCGGCGTCGGCGATATCGGCCGGATCAGGCACATCGGTGTTGATTGGCGCACCTTGGCCGGGGTTGGTCCCCCAGGTGACGTAAGGCGCGAGATCGGAAGCATTGATGGTGACTTCTTTATCGAACGTCGCGTCGTCATCCGTGCGCAGCGTCTTCCAATAGGCCACGGCCTTGTCCCACATCTCGCCGGTCGGCGCGTAAGGGCGTCCCTTCAAGTACTCGAAGGTGGTCTCGTCGGGGGCGATCATTCCCGCGCGGGCACCCGCCTCGATGGACATGTTGCAGATGGTCATGCGGGCGTCCATGGAAAGCGAACGAATCGCAGAACCGCGGTATTCGATGACATGGCCCTGCCCGCCGCCGATGCCGATTTTGGCGATGATAGCCAGAATGATGTCTTTGGCGGTCACGCCCTTGGGCAGCTCGCCTTCGACGTTGACGGCCATAGTCTTGAACGGCTTGAGCGACAAGGTCTGCGTGGCCATGACGTGCTCAACCTCGGAGGTGCCGATACCGAAAGCAAGCGCCCCGAACGCGCCATGCGTGGAGGTGTGGGAATCGCCGCAGACGATGGTCATGCCGGGCTGCGTCAAGCCGAGGTTCGGCGCAAAAGCATGGACGATACCCTGGTCGGCATCACCCAGCGGATGCAGCAGCACCCCGAATTCCTTACAATTCTTCTCCAACGTACTCAGCTGCTTGGCGGAGGTCTTGTCCGGATTGGGCTTGTCGATGTCGACCGTGGGCGTGTTGTGGTCTTCGGTGGCGATGAGCAGGTCGGTGTGGCGAGGCTTGCGCCCGGCCAGTCGCAGGCCCTCGAACGCCTGTGGACTGGTGACCTCGTGCATGAGCATGAGGTCGATATAGATCAGGTCCGGGGCACCGTCTTTGCCCTGGTACACCAGGTGATCGGCCCAGACTTTTTCAGCCAATGTGCTTGCCATACGACCTCCTATCGTTGGTTTTGGAGCCGTCCCTCCGTCAATACTTCAGCCGCGCGGATTTTTGTGGTGGTGTGTATTTCCGAGTATCGGCGTTTGTCAACAATATGGACATCTTTGTTTCATATCGTGAGATGAATGAAATGATAGACCCCACTGTATAATATTCATATATGGACTCATTATCAAAGGATCCCCAAGCGGCGCGGAATACACGCGCGCCCAAACCAGCCGGCAATGCTGCCCAAAATTCGAATCGCGCCCCTATTCATGACGAGATTCATTCCGGCGTCGGGGTCCTCGATAAGACAGTCAAGATTCTTGAGGCCCTCGAAAGCGGGCCGTCCACGTTAGGTCAACTCGTTGCCGCCACCGGGCTTGCACGCCCGACCGCGCATCGCCTCGCTATCGCGCTGGAACGTCATCGTTTCGTTCTGCGCGACCAGCATGGGCGCTTCATCCTCGGTTCACGTTTCGCCGAACTGGCCACCGCCGCCGGTGAAGATCGCTTGCTGACGGCCGCCGGGCCAATCCTTCAAACCCTTCTCGACCGCACCGGTGAATCCGCACAGATTTACCGCCGCCAAGGCGACCAGCGCGTATGCATCGCCGCCGTTGAACGCGCCAGCGGGCTACACGATTCCATCCCCGTCGGCGCCATGCTTTCGATGCAGGCCGGCAGCGCCGCGCAAATACTCGTCGCTTGGGAGGATTCCGAGCGGCTGCATCAGGGCCTGCGCCACGCCAAATTCACCACTTCCACGCTGGCGACCGTCCGTCGCCGCGGCTGGGCCGATTCCGTCAATGAACGAGAGGAAGGCGTCTGCTCGGTTTCTGCGCCAATCCGTAACTCATCCGGCCAAGTCATCGCCGCCATTTCCATCTCCGGCCCCTCCGGCCGCATGGGCCCCTCGCCGGGCCGCCGTTACGCCCCGTATGTGATGGCCGGCGGCAAATACCTGACCGACGCCCTGATGAAGGCCAGCGCCGGCAGATAGCGCATCGCGCATATATGCATTACATCAGTAGATAAAACCATGTAACCTCGTAGTCAGCAACTTTGGCTACGAGGTTTATTATTTGTTCCCTGCCTCTCCCATGCCGACGCAATGGCTCACATGCTGGAATCGCCAAGCAAAAACACCGTTGATCACGGTGTAGGGCTCTTCAATGCGCAAGTTCGCAATCCCAAAGTGCACCATTGC
The window above is part of the Bifidobacterium sp. ESL0732 genome. Proteins encoded here:
- the leuC gene encoding 3-isopropylmalate dehydratase large subunit, giving the protein MASTLAEKVWADHLVYQGKDGAPDLIYIDLMLMHEVTSPQAFEGLRLAGRKPRHTDLLIATEDHNTPTVDIDKPNPDKTSAKQLSTLEKNCKEFGVLLHPLGDADQGIVHAFAPNLGLTQPGMTIVCGDSHTSTHGAFGALAFGIGTSEVEHVMATQTLSLKPFKTMAVNVEGELPKGVTAKDIILAIIAKIGIGGGQGHVIEYRGSAIRSLSMDARMTICNMSIEAGARAGMIAPDETTFEYLKGRPYAPTGEMWDKAVAYWKTLRTDDDATFDKEVTINASDLAPYVTWGTNPGQGAPINTDVPDPADIADAEQRQATQSALEYMGLKPGTPIKSIPVDTVFIGSCTNGRIEDLRAAASVMKGQHKADSIHRVLVVPASSRARLQAEDEGLDKIFKDFGAEWRNAGCSMCLGMNPDKLVPGERSVSTSNRNFEGRQGKGGRTHLASPLVAAATAIRGTISSPADL
- a CDS encoding IclR family transcriptional regulator codes for the protein MDSLSKDPQAARNTRAPKPAGNAAQNSNRAPIHDEIHSGVGVLDKTVKILEALESGPSTLGQLVAATGLARPTAHRLAIALERHRFVLRDQHGRFILGSRFAELATAAGEDRLLTAAGPILQTLLDRTGESAQIYRRQGDQRVCIAAVERASGLHDSIPVGAMLSMQAGSAAQILVAWEDSERLHQGLRHAKFTTSTLATVRRRGWADSVNEREEGVCSVSAPIRNSSGQVIAAISISGPSGRMGPSPGRRYAPYVMAGGKYLTDALMKASAGR